ATCAGCGACGGCATCGCCAGCGTCTCGGAGCCGAGGAAGTCCGGTGCCGTCCAGCCCACTTCGGAGAAGAGGCCCGCGATCAGACCGTCGCTCGGATCGAGGACGAACCGCCAGACGACGGCGACCGCGACGATGGTGGTCACCACCGGGGCGTAGAAGCCGACCCGGAAGAAGGTCCGCGCCCGGTCGATGCCGTTGTTCAGCAGTACGGCGGTGACCAGGCCGATCGCGATGGTCAGCGGGACGCCGACCACCACGAAGTACCCGGTGTTGAAGAGGGACTTGAGGAACTTCTCGTCGCCGAAGAGCTTCACGTAGTTGTCGAACCCGATGAAGTCCGCTTCCCACGGGCGCGTCACGTTGCGCAGCCCGAAGTCCGTGAAGCTCATCACCAGCGTGGCGAGGATCGGGAACGCCATGAAGACGGTGAACAGAACGAGGAACGGGGTGGAGAACAGCCAGCCCGCCGCGTTCTGCACGCCCATCGACGGCTTGCGGCCTCTTCTGCCCGCGGGCGCGGTGGCGGGTGGCGGCGGTTCCCGCCGCGCGGCTGCCTTCTCGGTCGTGGTGCTCATGGCTACTGCTTCACGAGGCCTTCGATCTGGGACTGCGCCTGCTTCAGCGCGTCCTCGGCGGACGCCTTGCCCTGCGTCACCTTGGCGATGGCCTGGTCGACCTTGTCGGTGATCTCGGTCCACTGCGCCAGCGACGGCGAGGACTTGGCGGTGTCCATCTGCTTCTTGAAGACCTGGAGGTCGGCGTCGTCCGCGAGCTTGCCGGACTCCCAGGCCGAGGTGTTGGCGGGCAGGTCCTTCGTCCGCTCGTACCAGTCGGCCTGGCCCTCGGTGTCGGTGAGGTACTCGATGAACTCCGTCGCCGCGGCCTTGTGCTCGCTGTCCTTGGAGATGACGAGGGAGGAGCCGCCGGCCATCGAGGTGGAGGAGGCGTCCGCCGGAACGTTGGCGATGGCCCACTCGCCCTTGATCTGGGGCTGG
This DNA window, taken from Streptomyces griseus subsp. griseus, encodes the following:
- a CDS encoding carbohydrate ABC transporter permease, whose translation is MSTTTEKAAARREPPPPATAPAGRRGRKPSMGVQNAAGWLFSTPFLVLFTVFMAFPILATLVMSFTDFGLRNVTRPWEADFIGFDNYVKLFGDEKFLKSLFNTGYFVVVGVPLTIAIGLVTAVLLNNGIDRARTFFRVGFYAPVVTTIVAVAVVWRFVLDPSDGLIAGLFSEVGWTAPDFLGSETLAMPSLIVMAVWRNVGTVMVLFIAGLQAVPTEVREAAKLDGASVWQEFRGITVPLLRPTVLYATVITTIGYLNVFEEPFVMTQGGPSDSTLTVSLNMYREGFNFFHMGYASAMAYVLFVVIMGITVLQLRLLKDNTK